The following coding sequences lie in one Komagataeibacter sucrofermentans DSM 15973 genomic window:
- a CDS encoding DUF4043 domain-containing protein, producing MAIANFPAALQPVIQQGFLSRAFQDALQSRLGFRSIADQMEFPARIGQTITDTRAGLLPPATTPLNPTANTSFDNGMTPAEWSVEQYTLTINQYGNTMDLNQVTEGVGIANQFLANASRLGINARQTLDRLARNTLFGGAQNGVGGYLGGNTRVTATLGAAGGTVAVDDIRGFQNILSGEGQVVSVGASAGMTVTIGAGSYTLVGATADAANTSTAPDGISGTLTFSASVKVADGTAGNPVMAATAPLVLRPNARATTAALAAGDLLTVQSILGALATLRDNNVPTPDGGVYHCYLDNAQLLGLFRDEDFKLLYRGQYGSDTYQSGQIFDLLGVRFIPTTEAPQQVSLGAGAIHRAIICGQGALIEGDYANIGTHYAPLLDGGELTDVEGVCMITRPALDRLAQIIAQSWSWIGGFALPTDLTADTSVIPTATNSYLKRGVVIESLGAGA from the coding sequence ATGGCTATCGCCAATTTCCCCGCTGCCCTTCAGCCTGTCATCCAGCAGGGGTTCCTGTCGCGTGCGTTTCAGGATGCGTTGCAGTCACGCCTGGGTTTCCGTTCCATTGCCGACCAGATGGAATTTCCTGCCCGCATCGGCCAGACCATTACCGATACCCGCGCCGGTCTGCTGCCGCCGGCCACCACGCCGCTCAACCCGACCGCCAATACCAGCTTTGACAATGGCATGACGCCCGCCGAATGGTCGGTCGAGCAGTATACGCTCACCATCAACCAGTATGGCAACACCATGGACCTCAACCAGGTGACCGAAGGCGTGGGCATTGCCAACCAGTTCCTCGCCAATGCCTCGCGCCTTGGCATCAATGCGCGCCAGACGCTCGACCGCCTGGCGCGCAACACGCTGTTTGGCGGGGCGCAGAACGGGGTTGGGGGCTACCTTGGCGGCAATACGCGCGTCACTGCAACGCTGGGTGCGGCTGGCGGCACGGTTGCCGTGGATGACATCCGGGGATTCCAGAACATCCTGTCGGGTGAAGGGCAGGTGGTTTCGGTCGGTGCCTCTGCTGGCATGACCGTGACCATCGGGGCAGGGTCTTACACGCTGGTGGGCGCCACGGCGGATGCCGCCAATACCTCCACCGCGCCGGATGGCATTTCAGGCACGCTGACGTTCTCGGCATCGGTCAAGGTGGCCGATGGCACGGCGGGCAATCCGGTCATGGCGGCCACCGCGCCGCTGGTGCTGCGCCCCAATGCGCGGGCCACCACGGCGGCACTCGCGGCAGGCGACCTGCTGACGGTCCAGTCCATTCTGGGCGCGCTGGCCACCCTGCGCGACAACAACGTGCCCACGCCCGATGGCGGGGTGTATCACTGCTATCTGGACAATGCCCAGCTTCTGGGCCTGTTCCGCGATGAGGACTTCAAGCTGCTCTATCGCGGGCAGTATGGCTCCGACACCTATCAGAGCGGCCAGATCTTTGACCTGCTGGGCGTGCGCTTCATCCCCACCACCGAGGCTCCGCAGCAGGTATCGCTTGGCGCGGGCGCCATCCATCGTGCCATCATCTGCGGGCAGGGCGCGCTGATCGAGGGGGATTACGCCAATATCGGCACCCATTACGCACCGCTGCTTGATGGCGGCGAACTGACCGATGTGGAGGGCGTGTGCATGATTACCCGCCCCGCACTCGATCGCCTGGCGCAGATCATCGCGCAGTCGTGGTCGTGGATTGGCGGGTTTGCCCTGCCCACCGACCTGACGGCTGATACCTCCGTCATTCCCACCGCCACCAACAGCTACCTCAAGCGGGGTGTGGTGATCGAGAGCCTCGGCGCCGGGGCCTGA
- a CDS encoding cupin domain-containing protein, with product MNQTNVTARSFIDLRAFAATSAPQPGDFVRARTLLAGQGNGLSIAACAPEGAGIITAMTEDEFVIVLSGELNIGANVLGPDASIVLPKGSSFSWAAAPGTRAIIMGSKTSTPGAQTPVVINPAPTLAPSKSPSADLLLGPAPTCHSFNDYKSANGELVCGTWDSTPYARRAMHYGHAELMYLIEGSVTFVDGAGREKTFVKGDIFFVEQGADCAWDNREYVKKVYAIFRPA from the coding sequence ATGAACCAGACCAACGTCACCGCACGCAGCTTTATCGACCTGCGCGCCTTTGCCGCCACATCCGCCCCCCAGCCCGGTGACTTCGTGCGCGCCCGCACGCTGCTTGCCGGGCAGGGGAACGGCCTTTCCATCGCGGCCTGCGCCCCGGAAGGCGCTGGCATCATTACCGCGATGACAGAAGATGAATTTGTGATCGTGCTGTCGGGCGAACTCAACATTGGCGCGAACGTGCTTGGTCCCGACGCCAGTATCGTGCTGCCCAAGGGGAGCAGTTTCAGCTGGGCTGCGGCACCGGGCACGCGCGCCATCATCATGGGCAGTAAAACCAGCACGCCAGGTGCGCAGACACCGGTGGTCATCAATCCTGCGCCCACGCTTGCACCTTCCAAGTCGCCTTCGGCTGACCTGCTGCTTGGCCCAGCGCCGACATGCCATAGCTTTAACGACTATAAATCCGCTAATGGCGAGCTCGTGTGCGGCACATGGGATTCTACCCCTTATGCCCGCCGCGCCATGCATTATGGCCACGCTGAACTGATGTACCTGATCGAAGGAAGCGTGACGTTTGTGGATGGCGCAGGCCGGGAAAAGACGTTCGTTAAAGGTGATATCTTCTTTGTCGAACAGGGGGCTGACTGTGCATGGGATAACCGGGAATATGTGAAGAAAGTTTATGCCATTTTCCGCCCGGCCTGA